The following proteins come from a genomic window of Alnus glutinosa chromosome 10, dhAlnGlut1.1, whole genome shotgun sequence:
- the LOC133880152 gene encoding protein NRT1/ PTR FAMILY 5.4-like, with product MDSSVAPKMEMIGIGDHIQTRKVSTHRRSSRGGWNAAILIIFVEIAERFAFYGVSGNLISYLTKELHQPTVAAAKNVNTWVGVSTLFPLLGAFIADSYLGRFKTILISSLIFLSGTVLLTLSVSVFPLHWRKSLFFVALYILSVGEGGHRPCVQTFAADQFDEDSPEQRKEKSSFFNWWYVAIVTAATAATLLIIYLQDNIGWTVGLGVLAGVLGVALAIFLLGTKKYRKEGPPGSPFSTVAQVFVAAARKWRVDETRIGWDVYHGDQSSGALPYGQPNAQIFARTKQFRFLDKAMIIDNNNDASSKTRNPWRLCSVNQVEEVKLVLRLIPIWFSCLMFNVVQTQLHTYFIKQGSTMLRSIGPHFQLPPASLQALTGIIILITVPLYERIFVPIARKFTEHPSGITVLQRIGVGLFLSIINMVVAALVEAKRVSIAKENNLVDNPKAVVPMVIWWLFPQYMICGLSDAFTIVGLQELFYDQMPEAMRSIGAAAYLSALGVGSFLCNAIISIVQAISSRGGEKWLGDNLNRAHLDYFYWVLAGLSAFSLCVYVWNALRFVYKNVDWDKVSKGRILQQNPYPV from the exons ATGGATAGCTCTGTAGCACCAAAGATGGAGATGATTGGAATTGGTGATCATATACAGACAAGGAAGGTCTCCACACACCGAAGATCCTCCAGGGGTGGCTGGAATGCCGCCATTTTAATCATCT TTGTTGAGATAGCAGAGCGTTTTGCGTTCTACGGTGTGTCCGGTAACCTCATCTCCTACCTCACAAAAGAACTCCATCAGCCCACCGTCGCTGCCGCTAAGAATGTCAACACCTGGGTTGGCGTCTCAACACTCTTCCCCTTGCTCGGAGCCTTCATTGCCGATTCCTACTTGGGTCGCTTCAAGACCATCCTTATCTCCTCCCTCATCTTTCTCTCG GGAACAGTGCTATTGACCTTATCGGTGTCAGTGTTTCCTTTGCATTGGCGCAAATCATTGTTCTTTGTAGCGCTTTACATATTGTCTGTGGGTGAAGGTGGGCACCGGCCATGCGTGCAAACCTTTGCAGCGGACCAGTTCGACGAGGATTCGCCGGAGCAGAGAAAGGAGAAGAGCTCGTTTTTCAACTGGTGGTATGTGGCGATAGTGACCGCGGCAACTGCTGCCACACTGTTGATAATCTATCTGCAG GATAACATTGGGTGGACAGTAGGACTAGGAGTGTTGGCAGGGGTGTTGGGAGTGGCATTGGCAATATTTTTGctaggaaccaagaagtaccgGAAGGAGGGTCCCCCAGGGAGCCCATTCAGCACGGTGGCGCAGGTCTTTGTGGCAGCGGCTCGGAAGTGGCGCGTGGACGAGACGCGTATCGGTTGGGATGTATACCATGGAGATCAGAGCAGTGGGGCCCTGCCTTATGGTCAGCCTAACGCTCAGATCTTCGCCCGGACTAAGCAATTCAG GTTTTTGGACAAGGCAATGATCATCGACAACAACAATGATGCATCAAGCAAAACCAGAAATCCATGGAGGCTATGCTCAGTAAATCAAGTAGAAGAAGTAAAGTTGGTCCTCCGCCTCATCCCGATATGGTTTAGTTGCTTAATGTTCAACGTTGTCCAAACCCAACTCCACACCTATTTCATTAAGCAAGGCAGCACAATGCTCCGGTCCATCGGACCCCACTTTCAGCTTCCTCCGGCATCACTTCAAGCCCTCACTGGCATCATAATCTTAATCACAGTCCCACTCTACGAGAGAATTTTCGTCCCCATTGCCAGAAAATTCACCGAACACCCATCGGGCATTACTGTGCTGCAAAGGATAGGAGTAGGCCTATTTCTCTCCATAATCAACATGGTTGTGGCAGCTCTGGTAGAAGCCAAAAGGGTCAGCATTGCCAAAGAGAATAACCTCGTGGATAACCCAAAAGCAGTG gTACCAATGGTGATTTGGTGGTTGTTCCCACAATACATGATTTGCGGTTTGTCTGATGCATTCACAATCGTCGGACTCCAAGAATTGTTCTATGATCAAATGCCGGAGGCAATGAGGAGCATCGGAGCAGCAGCATACCTGAGtgctcttggagttggaagCTTCCTCTGCAATGCTATTATATCAATTGTCCAGGCAATCAGCTCAAGGGGTGGTGAGAAATGGCTTGGCGACAATCTCAATCGTGCACACCTTGATTATTTCTACTGGGTGCTGGCAGGACTCAGTGCTTTTAGCCTGTGTGTCTATGTATGGAATGCTCTTCGCTTTGTCTACAAGAATGTTGATTGGGATAAAGTAAGCAAAGGGAGAATACTGCAGCAGAATCCTTATCCTGTGTAA
- the LOC133879245 gene encoding putative disease resistance protein RGA3, translating into MCDSNSQHGGIGKTTLTQLVYKDNSVKEHFDLQAWVCVSDEFDVFKVMKTILEEVSSATISDSKNLNLLQLTLNEKLKGKKFLLVLDDVRNENSTDWEMLSTPFKVGEHGIVVIVTTRTDDVASIMHTIPTHRLKTLLEEDCWLLFAKHAFGINSDAHSKLEVIGRKIVKKSKGLLLAAKTIRSLLQALNFSICGR; encoded by the coding sequence ATGTGTGATTCCAATAGTCAGCATGGGGGAATTGGCAAGACTACCCTCACTCAACTTGTATACAAGGACAACAGTGTGAAGGAGCATTTTGATCTTCAGGCATGGGTTTGTGTTTCGGATGAGTTTGATGTGTTCAAGGTAATGAAAACAATTCTAGAGGAAGTAAGTTCGGCTACTATTTCTGATAGTAAGAATCTAAATCTGCTTCAACTTACATTAAATGAGAAATTGAAGGGGAAGAAATTTTTACTAGTTCTAGATGATGTTCGGAATGAGAATTCTACTGATTGGGAAATGTTAAGCACTCCATTTAAAGTTGGGGAACATGGAATTGTGGTCATTGTAACAACACGCACCGATGATGTTGCATCAATCATGCATACTATTCCTACTCATCGTCTAAAGACGTTACTGGAAGAAGATTGTTGGTTACTATTTGCAAAACATGCATTCGGCATTAACTCCGATGCACATTCAAAGCTAGAAGTAATAGGTAGGAAAATTGTGAAAAAGTCTAAAGGTCTACTTTTAGCGGCCAAGACAATTAGAAGTCTCTTGCAGGCTTTGAACTTCTCGATTTGTGGAAGGTAA